The following are encoded in a window of Primulina huaijiensis isolate GDHJ02 unplaced genomic scaffold, ASM1229523v2 scaffold3245, whole genome shotgun sequence genomic DNA:
- the LOC140968096 gene encoding EIN3-binding F-box protein 2-like produces the protein MPALVNYRGDDDFYAGSTFCSRDSGFMFSLRSHEEIYCPSRKRARVSVPDIFGGRLYEHEKPSIDILPDECLLEIFSRLPGGREKSAAACVSKHWLTLLSSLRNSDFCRIQTPNGQLDTMNIDKALNKDLDVECDGYLTRCVEGKKATDLRLSAIAVGTSSRGGLGKLSIRGSKSLRNVTNLGLSAISRGCPSLRVISLWNLPCISDEGLFEIAKECHLLEKLDLCQCPSISDKGIVAIAESCPNLVALTIESCAKIGNESLQAIAKYCPKLQSIAVKDCPFVGDQGIASVISSGSTVLTKVKLQGLNITDYSVAVIGHYGKAITTLTLSGLQNVSQKGFWVMGNAQGLQMLSSLAITSCRGTTDLSLEAMGKGCKNLKHLCLRKCCFVSDDGLLAFAKAAGSLESLLLEECNRITQKGILNSLSSSNSKLKSLSLVKCMGIKDISQESLSLSPCESLRSLSIRSCPGFGSRSLAMVGKLCPQLHHLDLSGLCGITDAGLLPLFESCQAGLAKVDLSECVNLTDEVIFSLARFHGKTLELLNLDGCQKVTDASLAALADSCPFLNDLDLSKCSISDFGVYALSCGVQQNLQILSLSGCSMISNKCMTALEKLGSTLVGLNLQHCNSISGSTIESLTEMLWRCDILS, from the exons ATGCCTGCTCTGGTTAATTACAGGG GTGATGATGATTTCTACGCTGGGAGCACGTTTTGTTCCAGAGATTCTGGGTTCATGTTCTCGTTACGTTCTCATGAGGAGATCTACTGCCCTTCTAGAAAACGTGCACGGGTTAGTGTCCCAGACATTTTTGGAGGGAGACTATACGAGCATGAGAAACCATCCATCGACATACTCCCTGATGAATGCTTACTTGAGATCTTCAGTCGCTTACCTGGTGGCCGAGAGAAAAGTGCCGCTGCTTGTGTTTCCAAGCATTGGCTGACACTTTTGAGCAGTCTACGAAATTCCGATTTTTGCCGAATCCAAACCCCTAATGGACAGTTGGACACAATGAACATAGATAAAGCTTTAAACAAAGATCTTGATGTAGAATGTGATGGATACCTGACAAGGTGCGTAGAAGGCAAGAAAGCAACAGATCTTAGGCTTTCGGCTATTGCTGTTGGTACTTCAAGCCGTGGTGGGCTTGGAAAACTTTCCATCCGAGGAAGCAAATCTCTAAGGAACGTCACTAACCTGGGTTTGTCGGCGATTTCTCGTGGCTGCCCTTCTCTCAGGGTTATTTCATTGTGGAATCTGCCCTGTATTAGTGATGAAGGTCTATTTGAAATCGCAAAGGAATGCCATTTGTTGGAGAAACTAGATCTTTGTCAATGTCCTTCAATTTCGGACAAAGGGATAGTTGCAATTGCAGAGAGCTGTCCCAATTTGGTTGCATTAACAATTGAATCTTGCGCAAAAATCGGCAATGAGAGTCTGCAAGCCATTGCTAAATACTGTCCCAAGTTACAATCCATAGCCGTCAAAGACTGCCCATTTGTTGGAGATCAGGGTATTGCTAGTGTCATTTCCTCAGGTTCTACGGTCTTGACGAAGGTGAAACTGCAGGGCCTGAATATCACCGACTACTCTGTCGCTGTTATAGGGCACTATGGAAAAGCCATCACCACTCTTACTCTTAGTGGGCTTCAAAATGTGAGCCAGAAGGGATTTTGGGTAATGGGAAACGCTCAAGGTCTTCAAATGCTGTCATCTTTGGCGATAACTTCTTGTCGAGGTACAACAGATTTGAGTCTCGAAGCAATGGGAAAGGGCTGCAAAAACCTGAAACACTTGTGCCTTCGTAAGTGTTGCTTTGTGTCCGATGATGGTCTTTTAGCTTTCGCCAAAGCTGCTGGTTCTCTGGAAAGCTTGCTATTGGAGGAGTGCAACAGGATTACTCAAAAAGGGATTCTGAACTCTCTTTCAAGCTCCAACTCGAAACTAAAGTCCCTTTCCCTGGTTAAGTGCATGGGAATTAAAGATATATCTCAAGAATCTCTGAGCCTCTCTCCTTGTGAATCCCTTCGATCTTTGTCCATCCGCAGCTGCCCTGGATTTGGAAGTCGTAGCTTGGCCATGGTTGGAAAGCTCTGCCCACAATTGCATCACTTGGATCTAAGTGGACTTTGTGGAATCACAGACGCTGGTCTTCTACCACTTTTCGAGTCTTGCCAGGCTGGGCTTGCTAAGGTTGATCTCAGTGAATGTGTGAACTTGACAGATGAAGTTATCTTTTCTTTGGCTCGATTTCACGGAAAAACACTTGAGCTGCTAAATCTTGATGGTTGCCAAAAGGTTACTGATGCGAGCTTGGCAGCCCTTGCAGATAGCTGCCCTTTTCTGAATGATCTTGATCTTTCGAAGTGTTCAATCTCAGATTTTGGTGTTTATGCTTTGTCTTGTGGAGTGCAACAAAATTTACAGATCCTCTCGCTATCTGGCTGCTCTATGATATCAAACAAGTGCATGACAGCTCTTGAAAAACTTGGAAGCACACTAGTTGGATTAAATCTCCAGCATTGCAATTCTATCAGCGGCAGCACCATTGAGTCTTTGACAGAGATGTTGTGGAGATGCGACATCCTTTCATAA
- the LOC140968116 gene encoding CBL-interacting serine/threonine-protein kinase 24 isoform X1, whose translation MKAVKRKVGKYELGRTIGSGTFAKVKFAQNMETNESVAIKIMAKSTILRHKMVDQIKREISIMKIVRHPCIVRLHEVLASQTKIYIVLELVSGGELFDRFVHQRRLSESESRRYFQQLIDAVSHCHGKGVYHRDLKPENLLLDSGANLKVLDFGLSALPKQGVELLHTTCGTPNYVAPEVLSGRGYDGAAADLWSCGVILYVLLAGHLPFDETDLPSLCSKINTAQFSCPCWFSPAATSLIHKILDPNPVTCFCRMQLLLSSFCNLDFERIKIEGIKRDPWFQKNYVPVRPRADEVVNLDDVSVVFDGIQDKFVNEESHNTDDGPLIMNAFEMITLSQGLNLSALFERRQDYVKRQTRFVSRQPAKVIISAIEAAAVSLGLKVHTRNYKTRLEGLSSNRVSQFAVVLEVFEVAPSLFMVDVRKVAGDTLEYHKFYKHLCEKIDRIIWRPKVSMPSSTLFQTMTC comes from the exons ATGAAGGCAGTGAAGAGAAAAGTGGGCAAGTATGAGCTTGGAAGAACCATCGGCTCAGGGACTTTTGCGAAAGTTAAGTTCGCACAAAACATGGAGACCAATGAGAGTGTAGCCATCAAAATTATGGCTAAAAGTACTATCCTCAGGCACAAAATGGTTGATCAG ATAAAGAGAGAGATCTCCATAATGAAGATTGTCAGACACCCTTGCATAGTCAGGCTGCATGAG GTTTTAGCCAGCCAAACCAAAATATACATTGTTCTGGAGTTGGTTTCAGGAGGAGAACTTTTTGATAGATTT GTTCATCAAAGAAGGCTTTCAGAGAGTGAATCGAGGAGATATTTTCAACAACTCATTGATGCAGTTTCACACTGCCACGGAAAGGGTGTATATCACCGTGACCTAAAG CCTGAAAACCTGCTTCTTGATTCTGGAGCAAACTTGAAGGTTTTGGATTTTGGACTTAGTGCGTTGCCTAAGCAA GGAGTCGAACTTCTGCATACAACTTGTGGGACTCCAAATTATGTTGCACCTGAG GTATTAAGTGGCCGTGGTTATGATGGTGCTGCTGCTGATTTATGGTCCTGTGGTGTTATCCTTTATGTGCTTCTTGCAGGACATCTACCATTTGATGAAACAGACCTTCCCTCCTTGTGCAGCAAG ATCAATACTGCCCAATTTTCGTGTCCATGCTGGTTTTCTCCAGCTGCAACATCATTGATACATAAAATCCTTGATCCAAATCCTGTAACT TGCTTTTGTAGAATGCAGCTGCTCCTAAGTTCATTTTGTAACCTAGATTTCGAG CGAATTAAAATTGAAGGAATAAAGAGAGACCCGTGGTTCCAGAAAAATTATGTGCCTGTTAGACCTAGAGCTGATGAAGTGGTGAATCTGGATGATGTCAGTGTTGTTTTTGATGGCATTCAG GACAAATTTGTGAATGAGGAATCACATAACACTGATGATGGGCCTTTAATAATGAATGCATTTGAGATGATAACCCTATCTCAAGGACTGAACTTATCAGCCTTGTTTGAAAGGCGGCAG GATTATGTAAAGAGACAGACTCGTTTTGTTTCTCGCCAACCTGCGAAAGTTATAATATCAGCAATTGAGGCGGCCGCTGTGTCACTGGGGCTCAAGGTTCATACTCGAAATTACAAG ACTAGACTTGAGGGTTTGTCTTCTAACAGGGTCAGTCAATTTGCTGTTGTGCTGGAG GTTTTTGAAGTTGCTCCATCTCTTTTTATGGTGGACGTTCGCAAGGTTGCTGGAGACACCCTGGAATATCACAAG TTCTACAAACATTTATGTGAAAAAATTGACCGCATCATTTGGAGACCAAAGGTAAGCATGCCGAGCTCTACTCTGTTTCAAACAATGACTTGCTGA
- the LOC140968116 gene encoding CBL-interacting serine/threonine-protein kinase 24 isoform X3 encodes MKIVRHPCIVRLHEVLASQTKIYIVLELVSGGELFDRFVHQRRLSESESRRYFQQLIDAVSHCHGKGVYHRDLKPENLLLDSGANLKVLDFGLSALPKQGVELLHTTCGTPNYVAPEVLSGRGYDGAAADLWSCGVILYVLLAGHLPFDETDLPSLCSKINTAQFSCPCWFSPAATSLIHKILDPNPVTCFCRMQLLLSSFCNLDFERIKIEGIKRDPWFQKNYVPVRPRADEVVNLDDVSVVFDGIQDKFVNEESHNTDDGPLIMNAFEMITLSQGLNLSALFERRQDYVKRQTRFVSRQPAKVIISAIEAAAVSLGLKVHTRNYKTRLEGLSSNRVSQFAVVLEVFEVAPSLFMVDVRKVAGDTLEYHKFYKHLCEKIDRIIWRPKVSMPSSTLFQTMTC; translated from the exons ATGAAGATTGTCAGACACCCTTGCATAGTCAGGCTGCATGAG GTTTTAGCCAGCCAAACCAAAATATACATTGTTCTGGAGTTGGTTTCAGGAGGAGAACTTTTTGATAGATTT GTTCATCAAAGAAGGCTTTCAGAGAGTGAATCGAGGAGATATTTTCAACAACTCATTGATGCAGTTTCACACTGCCACGGAAAGGGTGTATATCACCGTGACCTAAAG CCTGAAAACCTGCTTCTTGATTCTGGAGCAAACTTGAAGGTTTTGGATTTTGGACTTAGTGCGTTGCCTAAGCAA GGAGTCGAACTTCTGCATACAACTTGTGGGACTCCAAATTATGTTGCACCTGAG GTATTAAGTGGCCGTGGTTATGATGGTGCTGCTGCTGATTTATGGTCCTGTGGTGTTATCCTTTATGTGCTTCTTGCAGGACATCTACCATTTGATGAAACAGACCTTCCCTCCTTGTGCAGCAAG ATCAATACTGCCCAATTTTCGTGTCCATGCTGGTTTTCTCCAGCTGCAACATCATTGATACATAAAATCCTTGATCCAAATCCTGTAACT TGCTTTTGTAGAATGCAGCTGCTCCTAAGTTCATTTTGTAACCTAGATTTCGAG CGAATTAAAATTGAAGGAATAAAGAGAGACCCGTGGTTCCAGAAAAATTATGTGCCTGTTAGACCTAGAGCTGATGAAGTGGTGAATCTGGATGATGTCAGTGTTGTTTTTGATGGCATTCAG GACAAATTTGTGAATGAGGAATCACATAACACTGATGATGGGCCTTTAATAATGAATGCATTTGAGATGATAACCCTATCTCAAGGACTGAACTTATCAGCCTTGTTTGAAAGGCGGCAG GATTATGTAAAGAGACAGACTCGTTTTGTTTCTCGCCAACCTGCGAAAGTTATAATATCAGCAATTGAGGCGGCCGCTGTGTCACTGGGGCTCAAGGTTCATACTCGAAATTACAAG ACTAGACTTGAGGGTTTGTCTTCTAACAGGGTCAGTCAATTTGCTGTTGTGCTGGAG GTTTTTGAAGTTGCTCCATCTCTTTTTATGGTGGACGTTCGCAAGGTTGCTGGAGACACCCTGGAATATCACAAG TTCTACAAACATTTATGTGAAAAAATTGACCGCATCATTTGGAGACCAAAGGTAAGCATGCCGAGCTCTACTCTGTTTCAAACAATGACTTGCTGA
- the LOC140968116 gene encoding CBL-interacting serine/threonine-protein kinase 24 isoform X2 — protein sequence MKAVKRKVGKYELGRTIGSGTFAKVKFAQNMETNESVAIKIMAKSTILRHKMVDQIKREISIMKIVRHPCIVRLHEVLASQTKIYIVLELVSGGELFDRFVHQRRLSESESRRYFQQLIDAVSHCHGKGVYHRDLKPENLLLDSGANLKVLDFGLSALPKQGVELLHTTCGTPNYVAPEVLSGRGYDGAAADLWSCGVILYVLLAGHLPFDETDLPSLCSKINTAQFSCPCWFSPAATSLIHKILDPNPVTRIKIEGIKRDPWFQKNYVPVRPRADEVVNLDDVSVVFDGIQDKFVNEESHNTDDGPLIMNAFEMITLSQGLNLSALFERRQDYVKRQTRFVSRQPAKVIISAIEAAAVSLGLKVHTRNYKTRLEGLSSNRVSQFAVVLEVFEVAPSLFMVDVRKVAGDTLEYHKFYKHLCEKIDRIIWRPKVSMPSSTLFQTMTC from the exons ATGAAGGCAGTGAAGAGAAAAGTGGGCAAGTATGAGCTTGGAAGAACCATCGGCTCAGGGACTTTTGCGAAAGTTAAGTTCGCACAAAACATGGAGACCAATGAGAGTGTAGCCATCAAAATTATGGCTAAAAGTACTATCCTCAGGCACAAAATGGTTGATCAG ATAAAGAGAGAGATCTCCATAATGAAGATTGTCAGACACCCTTGCATAGTCAGGCTGCATGAG GTTTTAGCCAGCCAAACCAAAATATACATTGTTCTGGAGTTGGTTTCAGGAGGAGAACTTTTTGATAGATTT GTTCATCAAAGAAGGCTTTCAGAGAGTGAATCGAGGAGATATTTTCAACAACTCATTGATGCAGTTTCACACTGCCACGGAAAGGGTGTATATCACCGTGACCTAAAG CCTGAAAACCTGCTTCTTGATTCTGGAGCAAACTTGAAGGTTTTGGATTTTGGACTTAGTGCGTTGCCTAAGCAA GGAGTCGAACTTCTGCATACAACTTGTGGGACTCCAAATTATGTTGCACCTGAG GTATTAAGTGGCCGTGGTTATGATGGTGCTGCTGCTGATTTATGGTCCTGTGGTGTTATCCTTTATGTGCTTCTTGCAGGACATCTACCATTTGATGAAACAGACCTTCCCTCCTTGTGCAGCAAG ATCAATACTGCCCAATTTTCGTGTCCATGCTGGTTTTCTCCAGCTGCAACATCATTGATACATAAAATCCTTGATCCAAATCCTGTAACT CGAATTAAAATTGAAGGAATAAAGAGAGACCCGTGGTTCCAGAAAAATTATGTGCCTGTTAGACCTAGAGCTGATGAAGTGGTGAATCTGGATGATGTCAGTGTTGTTTTTGATGGCATTCAG GACAAATTTGTGAATGAGGAATCACATAACACTGATGATGGGCCTTTAATAATGAATGCATTTGAGATGATAACCCTATCTCAAGGACTGAACTTATCAGCCTTGTTTGAAAGGCGGCAG GATTATGTAAAGAGACAGACTCGTTTTGTTTCTCGCCAACCTGCGAAAGTTATAATATCAGCAATTGAGGCGGCCGCTGTGTCACTGGGGCTCAAGGTTCATACTCGAAATTACAAG ACTAGACTTGAGGGTTTGTCTTCTAACAGGGTCAGTCAATTTGCTGTTGTGCTGGAG GTTTTTGAAGTTGCTCCATCTCTTTTTATGGTGGACGTTCGCAAGGTTGCTGGAGACACCCTGGAATATCACAAG TTCTACAAACATTTATGTGAAAAAATTGACCGCATCATTTGGAGACCAAAGGTAAGCATGCCGAGCTCTACTCTGTTTCAAACAATGACTTGCTGA
- the LOC140968144 gene encoding equilibrative nucleotide transporter 8-like translates to MEGGKINSIKDSDCTPPKDPYKIAYILHFFLGAGNLLPWNALITAVDYFGYLYPNRHIERVFSVVYMSSSLLVLIILLSWDFFRRSLSLRLRMNLGFSMLVLSLMATPIMSWSWRKNGRMLSSDAAFDTVVASVFVCGIADGLVGGTLVGSAGKLPKQYMQAIFAGTASSGVMISTLRIITKASLPQTPQGLKISAQFYFIVSSVILLICIICCNLLCKLQVMQHHYSNLQDGFLPLGLSPPKFLRILTKIRWPGFGIFMIYAVTLSIFPGFLAENLESKILRDWYPVMLIATYNLADFVGKSLTGIYVMNGVRKATWGCVLRILFCPLFIGCFRGPKWLRTEAPVVVLTAMLGLSNGYLTSVIMILTPKAVPPQESEVAAIVMAVMLGLGLAAGSVMGWFWII, encoded by the exons ATGGAGGGTGGCAAGATTAATTCCATCAAAGACTCGGACTGTACTCCACCAAAAGACCCATACAAAATCGCATATATTCTCCATTTCTTCCTCGGAGCAGGCAACTTGCTTCCATGGAATGCGCTAATCACAGCAGTGGATTACTTCGGATATCTTTATCCAAACAGACACATCGAGAGGGTTTTCTCCGTCGTGTACATGAGCTCTTCTTTGCTGGTTTTGATCATACTTTTGAGCTGGGATTTCTTCAGGAGGAGTTTGAGCTTGAGGTTGAGGATGAACTTGGGCTTCTCTATGCTTGTCCTGTCGTTAATGGCCACTCCGATAATGAGTTGGAGCTGGCGGAAAAACGGAAGAATGTTGAGTTCTGATGCGGCGTTCGACACGGTTGTTGCGTCGGTTTTTGTCTGCGGCATTGCTGACGGGTTGGTGGGAGGAACCTTGGTGGGGAGTGCGGGTAAGCTGCCGAAGCAATATATGCAGGCCATTTTTGCCGGGACGGCTTCTTCGG GGGTTATGATATCTACGCTGCGGATCATAACAAAAGCATCGCTTCCTCAAACCCCGCAAGGCCTCAAAATCAGTGCACAATTCTACTTCATTGTCAGCTCGGTTATCCTGCTAATCTGCATCATCTGCTGCAATCTTCTCTGCAAATTACAGGTAATGCAGCACCATTACAGCAATCTCCAAGATGGGTTTCTGCCACTCGGTCTCTCACCGCCCAAATTCCTTCGAATTCTCACCAAAATCCGCTGGCCAGGTTTTGGGATCTTCATGATCTACGCAGTCACTCTCTCCATCTTCCCAGGGTTCTTGGCGGAGAATCTGGAGTCGAAGATCCTCAGAGACTGGTACCCAGTGATGCTGATTGCGACCTACAACTTGGCGGATTTTGTGGGGAAATCGCTGACAGGGATCTATGTCATGAACGGTGTCAGGAAAGCTACGTGGGGTTGCGTGCTGAGGATTCTGTTTTGTCCTCTGTTTATTGGTTGTTTCCGGGGCCCCAAGTGGCTGAGGACGGAGGCGCCGGTGGTGGTTCTGACTGCGATGCTGGGGCTGAGTAATGGGTATTTGACGAGTGTCATTATGATTCTCACTCCGAAGGCGGTGCCGCCGCAGGAGTCTGAGGTTGCCGCCATTGTTATGGCGGTGATGCTGGGATTGGGTCTGGCCGCTGGGTCGGTGATGGGGTGGTTTTGGATCATATGA